In Elephas maximus indicus isolate mEleMax1 chromosome 7, mEleMax1 primary haplotype, whole genome shotgun sequence, the following proteins share a genomic window:
- the LOC126080372 gene encoding olfactory receptor 4P4-like: MENQRNISKFILLGLSYDPNLQLFCFALFLFCYVALLVGNLLILVSIQCSSLFHQPMYYFLSHLSSMDICYTSSVTPKLIGDLLVETKSISYGNCMLQVFTMYFFGSIEVFILTAMAFNRYVAICKPLHYLIFMNRTRCNLIVLAAWAGGAVHSFPQLSMTIRLPFCGANEIAHYFCGIFPLLKVACTDTYITGVLVVAHSGMVALVTFVVLFVSYVIILFTLRNHSAEGRRKALSTCGSHITVVVLFLGPSIFAYLRSPTTFPEDKLFALFYTIIAPMFNPLIYTLRNTEMKNAMRKVWCQAYFQRGLTVNVKKTTS; this comes from the coding sequence atggaaaatcagagaaacatctcaaaattcattcttttgggacTTTCTTATGATCCAAATTTACAACTATTTTGCTTTGCACTATTCTTATTCTGCTATGTTGCCCTCTTGGTAGGAAACCTTCTGATTCTAGTTTCCATTCAATGTAGCTCCCTTTTTCACCAACCAATGTACTATTTCCTTAGCCACTTGTCTTCTATGGATATCTGCTATACCTCTAGTGTCACACCCAAACTGATTGGTGACCTACTGGTGGAGACAAAATCCATCTCTTATGGTAATTGCATGCTACAGGTCTTCACCATGTACTTCTTTGGCAGTATCGAGGTCTTCATTCTTACCGCTATGGCCTTTAATCGCTATGTTGCCATCTGCAAACCTCTCCACTACCTGATTTTCATGAACAGAACAAGATGTAATCTTATTGTCTTAGCTGCCTGGGCTGGTGGAGCAGTCCATTCCTTTCCTCAATTATCTATGACAATCCGGTTGCCCTTTTGTGGAGCTAATGAAATTGCTCACTATTTTTGTGGTATCTTCCCTTTGCTAAAAGTTGCCTGTACTGATACCTATATCACTGGTGTTCTTGTAGTTGCCCATTCAGGCATGGTTGCCTTAGTAACCTTTGTTGTCTTATTTGTTTCTTATGTCATTATATTATTCACTTTAAGAAATCACTCAGCTGAGGGAAGACGCAAAGCCTTGTCTACCTGTGGGTCTCATATTACTGTGGTAGTCTTATTTTTGGGGCCTTCAATCTTTGCCTACCTTAGATCTCCTACCACATTCCCAGAGGATAAACTATTTGCTCTATTTTATACCATCATTGCTCCTATGTTCAATCCCTTAATCTATACCCTGAGAAATACAGAGATGAAAAATGCCATGAGAAAAGTTTGGTGTCAAGCTTATTTTCAAAGGGGGCTAACAGTTAATGTGAAGAAGACTACTAGCTAA